In Desulfonatronum thiosulfatophilum, a single window of DNA contains:
- a CDS encoding TOBE domain-containing protein, translating to MDSFFDDDSRSRFRTGTHFSVPPDVKMLDSVQLAEMERSFRNWVNDSVRQDVRRSRRRILLIFLLIRHTGAKLHEILELQVTDINLEERVVRVGGEGAENSRQVEIPDDLVEELRQFLASDGISPGKALFRVDPGHVRRKFYERAESCGLPREFGNPSALRRARSVELLRGNLPLPVVQKLLGHSTPNLTAAFLDVSDEEMHHAVRRHIDRESRKRTSARNFFFGKISEIIQGDIQSEVILLTLGGLRISSIITNGSLKRMRLAVGTFVTAEIKAPWVFIAATEEAAANSAENRLRGTIMEVNAGRVNAEVLLRLEDGTEICSVITADSCRRLGLRVNGPAWALFGAYSVILNLE from the coding sequence GTGGATTCATTCTTTGACGACGACAGTCGCAGCCGGTTCCGAACCGGCACGCATTTTTCCGTCCCGCCAGACGTGAAAATGCTGGACTCAGTGCAGCTTGCGGAAATGGAACGTTCCTTTCGCAACTGGGTAAACGATTCCGTGCGCCAGGACGTGCGCAGGTCCAGGAGGCGGATTCTGCTCATATTCTTGCTGATCCGCCATACCGGAGCAAAACTGCATGAGATTCTGGAACTGCAGGTAACGGACATCAACCTGGAAGAGCGGGTTGTCAGAGTGGGAGGCGAGGGGGCGGAGAATTCCAGGCAGGTTGAAATTCCGGATGATCTGGTGGAAGAATTGCGGCAGTTCCTGGCATCGGATGGAATATCGCCCGGCAAGGCCTTGTTCAGGGTCGATCCGGGTCATGTACGACGCAAGTTCTACGAACGGGCCGAGTCCTGCGGGCTGCCCAGGGAGTTCGGCAACCCCAGCGCACTGCGGCGGGCGCGCTCCGTGGAATTGCTGCGGGGCAACCTGCCGCTGCCCGTAGTGCAGAAGCTCCTCGGCCACTCCACGCCCAACCTGACCGCTGCTTTTCTGGATGTTTCCGACGAGGAGATGCACCATGCGGTCCGGCGACATATCGACCGCGAAAGCCGGAAAAGGACCAGTGCCAGGAACTTTTTCTTCGGCAAGATCAGTGAAATCATCCAGGGTGATATCCAGTCCGAGGTGATCCTCCTGACCCTGGGCGGCCTGCGCATTTCCTCGATCATCACAAACGGCAGCTTGAAACGGATGCGTTTGGCAGTCGGGACTTTCGTCACCGCGGAGATCAAGGCGCCGTGGGTGTTCATCGCAGCAACCGAGGAGGCAGCCGCCAACAGTGCCGAGAACCGGCTGCGGGGAACGATCATGGAGGTCAATGCCGGACGGGTGAATGCGGAAGTTTTGCTGCGTCTCGAGGATGGAACCGAGATCTGCTCGGTGATTACCGCCGACAGCTGCCGGCGTCTCGGCCTGCGGGTGAACGGCCCGGCCTGGGCGCTGTTCGGCGCGTATTCGGTAATCTTGAATCTCGAATAG
- a CDS encoding sulfite exporter TauE/SafE family protein, with translation MLFPVAGIEVAPWIPFVAGFFVAFICSMGGVSGANLLLPFQMSVLGFVTPAVSATNHLFNIVAIPSGVYRFIREGRMVWPLTWVVIAGTVPGVLVGVILRVRYLPDPTHFKFFAGLVLLYIGFLVARSLLKKPASGQDKASSEKRFQQLVAGFRKEQSSAEAVGRSLPCVAMNSFTLSRIEYTFYGETIQAPTMGIFLLSAIVGVVGGMYGIGGGAIIAPFFVTIFCLPVYTIAGACLMGTFLTSVVAAIFYQVIAPFYPHMAVAPDWALGILMGAGGMIGMYAGARMQKFVPAVYIKWMLAVILVFTGGRYVLDFLF, from the coding sequence ATGCTGTTTCCCGTGGCCGGAATTGAAGTTGCGCCCTGGATTCCCTTTGTGGCCGGATTTTTCGTGGCCTTCATCTGCTCCATGGGCGGCGTGTCCGGGGCCAACCTGCTGCTGCCCTTCCAGATGAGCGTTCTCGGATTCGTCACCCCGGCGGTCAGCGCCACCAACCATCTCTTCAACATTGTGGCAATTCCCAGCGGCGTCTACCGGTTCATCCGGGAAGGCCGAATGGTCTGGCCCCTGACCTGGGTGGTTATTGCCGGGACGGTACCCGGCGTCCTAGTGGGCGTCATCCTGCGGGTGCGCTACCTGCCGGACCCAACGCATTTCAAGTTCTTCGCCGGTCTGGTGCTGTTGTACATCGGCTTTCTGGTAGCCCGCTCCCTGCTTAAGAAACCTGCTTCGGGCCAGGATAAGGCTTCCTCGGAAAAACGCTTCCAACAACTGGTGGCCGGATTCCGCAAGGAACAATCCTCGGCCGAGGCGGTTGGCAGGTCCCTGCCCTGCGTGGCCATGAACAGCTTCACCCTTTCCAGGATCGAGTACACCTTTTACGGAGAGACCATCCAGGCCCCGACCATGGGCATTTTCCTTCTCAGCGCCATTGTCGGCGTGGTCGGGGGGATGTACGGCATCGGCGGCGGCGCCATCATCGCGCCGTTCTTCGTGACCATCTTCTGCCTGCCCGTGTACACCATTGCCGGCGCCTGCCTGATGGGCACCTTTCTGACATCCGTGGTGGCCGCCATCTTCTATCAGGTCATTGCCCCGTTCTACCCGCACATGGCCGTGGCCCCGGACTGGGCTTTGGGCATCCTGATGGGAGCCGGCGGGATGATCGGCATGTACGCCGGCGCCAGGATGCAAAAGTTCGTTCCCGCCGTGTACATCAAATGGATGCTGGCAGTGATTCTGGTCTTCACGGGCGGCCGGTACGTGCTGGATTTTTTGTTCTGA
- a CDS encoding alpha-hydroxy-acid oxidizing protein — MKEIQVQARTLMKGFCRVCPVCDGRVCAGEVPGMGGLGTGSSFQDNVRALSEIQLNMRCLHDVSQPDLSVSILGFDLSMPVLAAPIGGVSFNMGGGMAEEEYILAKLTACVEAGTIGCTGDGVPPVIHESGFAAVKALDGRGIPFIKPWEDEELFAKLDKALDAGATVVGMDVDAAGLITLRKMGRPVSPKPVAELAEVIRRTKAKFVVKGIMTPDEAKMCVDAGAAAIVVSNHGGRVLDGTPGTARVLRGVADAVRGQITVLADGGVRSGADVLRMLALGADAVLIGRPFSVAVLGGGKDGAATYLEKIRQELTQCMVLTGTAKAGEVSPGIIRTVER; from the coding sequence ATGAAGGAAATACAGGTGCAGGCACGGACATTGATGAAGGGGTTCTGTCGGGTTTGTCCGGTATGTGACGGACGGGTTTGTGCCGGGGAAGTCCCGGGCATGGGCGGTTTGGGAACCGGATCCTCATTTCAGGACAATGTGCGGGCCCTCTCGGAAATCCAACTGAACATGCGCTGTCTGCACGACGTCTCGCAGCCGGATCTGTCTGTGTCCATCCTGGGATTCGATCTGTCCATGCCGGTATTGGCCGCGCCCATCGGTGGCGTATCCTTCAACATGGGCGGCGGCATGGCTGAAGAGGAATATATCCTGGCCAAGCTCACGGCCTGTGTCGAAGCCGGGACAATCGGCTGCACGGGTGACGGCGTCCCGCCCGTCATCCATGAAAGCGGATTTGCCGCGGTCAAGGCCCTGGATGGCCGGGGCATTCCGTTCATCAAGCCCTGGGAGGACGAGGAACTGTTCGCCAAGCTGGACAAGGCTCTGGATGCCGGAGCAACCGTCGTGGGCATGGACGTGGATGCCGCCGGCCTGATCACCTTGCGCAAGATGGGCCGGCCGGTCTCGCCCAAGCCCGTCGCCGAGTTGGCGGAGGTGATTCGCCGCACCAAGGCCAAGTTCGTGGTCAAGGGGATCATGACGCCTGACGAAGCCAAGATGTGCGTGGATGCCGGTGCCGCGGCAATCGTGGTTTCCAACCACGGAGGACGCGTTCTGGATGGAACTCCCGGCACGGCCAGGGTTTTGCGCGGGGTGGCTGACGCCGTTCGCGGTCAGATCACCGTGCTGGCCGACGGCGGCGTGCGTTCCGGCGCCGATGTCCTGCGCATGCTTGCCCTTGGGGCGGACGCGGTACTCATCGGCCGACCGTTTTCAGTGGCCGTGCTAGGAGGCGGAAAGGACGGCGCGGCAACGTATCTGGAAAAGATCCGTCAGGAGCTGACCCAATGCATGGTGCTCACCGGCACGGCCAAGGCCGGCGAGGTGAGTCCTGGAATCATCCGGACAGTGGAGAGGTGA
- a CDS encoding XdhC family aldehyde oxidoreductase maturation factor, with product MNQLSNEILALLESGEPSALATIVSLSGSAPRTAGTCMAVRGNGSIMGTIGGGRLEAEVIQAGIEALRTGKAFLRRFELTGKDVRDMDMICGGVLDVLVEPVCVDERTIGLLRTLDRLRAEGRQLLLATLLQNDRKEQDEGYVPQRLLVELTPSGPVFHPREPENAAAFIPLLEAARTLKNTVLFDMENVRLVVEPVLNPETVHLFGAGHVSMEVAALAHRMGFRVEVYDDRPEFANRQRFPNARAVHVPESLATALDSRRITDNCYIVIITRGHSHDMDILAQALPARAGYIGMIGSRRKRDAIYAALRRQGFNQSQLDAVHCPIGLDIHAETPAEIALSIVGELVKVRAERSTAGKRLEQAEAPFRIDEGGRKEP from the coding sequence ATGAACCAATTAAGTAACGAAATTCTCGCCCTGCTTGAATCCGGCGAACCCTCGGCCCTGGCCACCATTGTCAGTCTTTCCGGTTCCGCGCCGCGGACTGCCGGCACCTGCATGGCCGTGCGCGGCAACGGTTCGATCATGGGGACCATCGGCGGCGGACGTCTGGAAGCCGAGGTCATTCAGGCCGGCATTGAGGCGCTGCGGACCGGGAAGGCCTTCTTGCGGCGCTTCGAGCTGACCGGCAAGGACGTTCGCGACATGGACATGATTTGCGGTGGAGTGCTGGACGTGCTGGTGGAGCCGGTGTGCGTCGATGAACGGACCATCGGTCTGTTGCGAACCCTTGACCGGCTCCGTGCTGAAGGCAGGCAATTGTTGCTGGCCACGCTGCTGCAAAACGACCGCAAGGAGCAGGATGAAGGATATGTCCCCCAGCGGCTGCTGGTGGAACTGACGCCCTCCGGACCGGTGTTTCATCCCCGCGAACCGGAAAATGCCGCCGCGTTCATCCCGCTCCTGGAAGCGGCGCGGACCCTAAAAAACACGGTCCTGTTCGATATGGAAAATGTGCGCTTGGTTGTCGAGCCGGTGCTTAATCCGGAAACAGTGCATCTTTTCGGCGCGGGACACGTTTCCATGGAGGTCGCAGCTCTGGCCCACCGAATGGGTTTTCGGGTGGAGGTCTACGACGATCGGCCGGAGTTTGCCAATCGACAGCGCTTCCCCAACGCCCGGGCCGTGCATGTTCCGGAGAGCCTCGCCACGGCCCTGGATAGTCGCCGGATCACCGACAACTGCTACATCGTGATCATCACCCGGGGACACAGCCACGACATGGACATCCTGGCCCAGGCTTTGCCCGCCAGAGCCGGCTACATCGGCATGATCGGCAGCCGCCGTAAACGCGACGCCATTTATGCGGCCCTGCGCCGCCAGGGGTTCAACCAATCCCAACTGGACGCCGTCCATTGCCCCATCGGCCTGGACATCCACGCCGAAACGCCTGCCGAAATCGCCCTGAGCATCGTGGGGGAACTGGTGAAGGTGCGGGCGGAACGATCCACCGCGGGTAAGAGGTTGGAACAAGCTGAAGCACCTTTTCGCATTGACGAGGGTGGAAGAAAAGAACCTTGA
- a CDS encoding cobalamin-independent methionine synthase II family protein: MFTTTQVGSWPRSRDMLKALRDRRLGKMSRAEFDAVADEEVRRTVRIQEEAGMDILVDGEHRRDNFYSFITEKMEGTRLMSLAEMLDEVEDKSGFEELLGTLDVPASAIRNPTCVGRLERREPLAVQDFQFVKSLTDKPVKITLPGPYLLSRSMWVPGYTKNVYVDQKEMGDDVVRILREELLDLAAAGCEFVQFDEPVLTEVVMSAECGRRTFMUATLATRRDVGEELEYAAELINRTMEGVQGPRIGLHICRGNWSTREDVLLTGDYKPLLPALTRMHIHQYVLEYATPRAGEIAVVGSALSGNVPGTNRPRELGLGVVNPRTTVAETPEEIVAKTELAMQFYRPEQLFLNTDCGFGCFANRCVNVEEVAAAKIRNIVLAANILRERYA; this comes from the coding sequence ATGTTTACCACAACACAAGTCGGAAGCTGGCCCCGTTCGCGGGACATGCTCAAGGCCCTGCGCGACCGGCGGCTGGGCAAGATGTCCCGGGCCGAATTCGACGCCGTGGCCGATGAGGAAGTGCGGCGCACCGTGCGCATCCAGGAAGAGGCCGGCATGGACATCCTGGTGGACGGAGAGCACCGCCGGGACAACTTCTACTCCTTCATCACCGAAAAGATGGAAGGTACCCGGTTGATGAGCCTGGCCGAGATGCTGGACGAGGTGGAGGACAAATCCGGATTCGAGGAACTGCTCGGAACCCTGGATGTTCCGGCATCGGCCATCCGCAACCCCACCTGCGTCGGTCGGCTGGAACGCCGGGAGCCCCTGGCCGTGCAGGACTTCCAATTCGTGAAGAGCCTCACGGACAAGCCGGTAAAGATCACCCTGCCCGGCCCCTACCTCCTCAGCCGGTCCATGTGGGTGCCCGGCTATACCAAGAACGTCTATGTCGATCAGAAGGAGATGGGCGACGACGTGGTTCGCATCCTGCGCGAGGAACTACTGGACCTGGCCGCGGCCGGATGTGAATTCGTCCAATTCGACGAGCCGGTGCTGACCGAAGTGGTCATGTCCGCGGAATGCGGTCGCCGCACCTTCATGTGAGCGACCTTGGCCACCCGCCGTGATGTGGGTGAAGAACTGGAATACGCCGCGGAACTGATCAACCGGACCATGGAGGGAGTGCAGGGACCGCGCATCGGCCTGCACATCTGCCGGGGCAACTGGAGCACCCGGGAGGACGTCCTGCTGACCGGAGACTACAAGCCCCTCCTGCCGGCCCTGACCAGGATGCACATTCATCAGTACGTCTTGGAATACGCCACTCCCCGAGCCGGAGAAATCGCCGTGGTCGGTTCGGCACTCTCCGGAAACGTTCCGGGCACGAACAGACCCAGGGAACTGGGGCTGGGCGTGGTCAACCCGCGAACCACCGTGGCTGAAACGCCCGAGGAGATCGTGGCCAAGACCGAACTCGCCATGCAATTCTACCGGCCCGAGCAGCTCTTTCTGAACACGGACTGCGGCTTCGGCTGCTTCGCCAACCGCTGCGTGAACGTGGAAGAAGTTGCCGCGGCCAAGATCAGAAACATCGTCCTGGCCGCGAATATCCTGCGCGAACGCTACGCATAA